In the Mytilus galloprovincialis chromosome 10, xbMytGall1.hap1.1, whole genome shotgun sequence genome, one interval contains:
- the LOC143049233 gene encoding uncharacterized protein LOC143049233 isoform X1, translating to MYTFSGIVWLVLIWSLFALEVTAGLRCFRCEDLRDASLCTVVDVCRNADQVCVTVKDLNDNYQISYRLGCVKKEVCDGPLMSVFKHSCCTSDYCNAYNLDDTTTSKQISSSTVQSMLTKEGTATITTSEAKTNGTEVITIRTEATTIGRETTTFRTEATTNRTEATTTANNFPHQITSQTFNCSGHSFYQWHGQCYYITTHSTPWGVNRNGHHKDPCIGHKMHMVVIDSDEEHNAIVNFVRRIFHYEGQVWLGASFSWDHNKRWHWMNSVGISAHDSHWQSQGEERQHQCLALSGSKWASSSCSHHHKHLCEQ from the exons ATGTATACGTTTAGCG GTATCGTATGGCTTGTTCTTATTTGGTCACTTTTTGCTCTGGAAGTTACAG CAGGTTTACGATGCTTTCGTTGTGAGGATTTACGGGACGCTTCTCTTTGCACTGTAGTAGATGTTTGTCGTAATGCTGACCAG GTGTGTGTAACAGTGAAAGATTTAAATGATAATTACCAGATATCATACAGGCTAGGATGTGTGAAAAAGGAA GTGTGTGATGGACCACTGATGTCGGTATTCAAACACTCGTGTTGTACAAGCGATTACTGCAATGCTTACAATCTTGACGATACAACCACATCAAAACAAATATCATCATCCACTGTCCAAAGTATGTTAACAAAAGAAGGAACAGCAACAATTACTACATCAGAGGCAAAAACTAATGGAACAGAAGTAATAACTATAAGGACAGAAGCAACAACTATTGGGAGAGAAACAACAACTTTTAGGACAGAAGCAACAACTAACAGGACAGAGGCAACAACAACTGCAAATAATTTCCCACATCAAATAACTTCAC AGACATTTAATTGTAGTGGACATTCATTCTACCAGTGGCACGGGCAGTGTTATTACATAACGACTCATAGCACACCCTGGGGAGTTAACCGGAATGGCCACCATAAG GATCCTTGCATTGGACACAAAATGCATATGGTAGTCATTGACAGCGACGAGGAGCATAACGCAATAGTAAACTTCGTCCGGCGTATATTCCATT atGAAGGACAGGTCTGGTTAGGAGCGTCATTTAGTTGGGATCACAATAAACGCTGGCACTGGATGAATAGTGTTGGAATAAGTGCACATGACAGTCATTGGCAATCCCAGGGTGAAGAACGTCAACATCAATGCTTGGCTCTGAGCGGTAGCAAATGGGCCAGCAGCAGTTGCTCACATCACCACAAACACTTGTGCGAACAATAA
- the LOC143049233 gene encoding uncharacterized protein LOC143049233 isoform X2 has translation MYTFSGIVWLVLIWSLFALEVTGLRCFRCEDLRDASLCTVVDVCRNADQVCVTVKDLNDNYQISYRLGCVKKEVCDGPLMSVFKHSCCTSDYCNAYNLDDTTTSKQISSSTVQSMLTKEGTATITTSEAKTNGTEVITIRTEATTIGRETTTFRTEATTNRTEATTTANNFPHQITSQTFNCSGHSFYQWHGQCYYITTHSTPWGVNRNGHHKDPCIGHKMHMVVIDSDEEHNAIVNFVRRIFHYEGQVWLGASFSWDHNKRWHWMNSVGISAHDSHWQSQGEERQHQCLALSGSKWASSSCSHHHKHLCEQ, from the exons ATGTATACGTTTAGCG GTATCGTATGGCTTGTTCTTATTTGGTCACTTTTTGCTCTGGAAGTTACAG GTTTACGATGCTTTCGTTGTGAGGATTTACGGGACGCTTCTCTTTGCACTGTAGTAGATGTTTGTCGTAATGCTGACCAG GTGTGTGTAACAGTGAAAGATTTAAATGATAATTACCAGATATCATACAGGCTAGGATGTGTGAAAAAGGAA GTGTGTGATGGACCACTGATGTCGGTATTCAAACACTCGTGTTGTACAAGCGATTACTGCAATGCTTACAATCTTGACGATACAACCACATCAAAACAAATATCATCATCCACTGTCCAAAGTATGTTAACAAAAGAAGGAACAGCAACAATTACTACATCAGAGGCAAAAACTAATGGAACAGAAGTAATAACTATAAGGACAGAAGCAACAACTATTGGGAGAGAAACAACAACTTTTAGGACAGAAGCAACAACTAACAGGACAGAGGCAACAACAACTGCAAATAATTTCCCACATCAAATAACTTCAC AGACATTTAATTGTAGTGGACATTCATTCTACCAGTGGCACGGGCAGTGTTATTACATAACGACTCATAGCACACCCTGGGGAGTTAACCGGAATGGCCACCATAAG GATCCTTGCATTGGACACAAAATGCATATGGTAGTCATTGACAGCGACGAGGAGCATAACGCAATAGTAAACTTCGTCCGGCGTATATTCCATT atGAAGGACAGGTCTGGTTAGGAGCGTCATTTAGTTGGGATCACAATAAACGCTGGCACTGGATGAATAGTGTTGGAATAAGTGCACATGACAGTCATTGGCAATCCCAGGGTGAAGAACGTCAACATCAATGCTTGGCTCTGAGCGGTAGCAAATGGGCCAGCAGCAGTTGCTCACATCACCACAAACACTTGTGCGAACAATAA